A stretch of Anoplopoma fimbria isolate UVic2021 breed Golden Eagle Sablefish chromosome 4, Afim_UVic_2022, whole genome shotgun sequence DNA encodes these proteins:
- the g3bp1 gene encoding ras GTPase-activating protein-binding protein 1 encodes MVMEKPSAQLVGREFVRQYYTLLNQAPDYLHRFYGKNSSYVHGGLDNNGKPVEAVYGQSEIHKRVMDLSFRDCHTKIRHVDAHATLNEGVVVQVMGELSNNMQPMRKFMQTFVLAPEGTVANKFYVHNDVFRYQDEVFGDSDSEPPEESEDEVEEIEERVPSPDVAPEESATFYDPTPCSEPTVPGDDEEEEEAAASPEPEPEAEKEVEAPVVELKPETTQETQTDTNASDDQKEKSNAATPTAEPAATPTAEPTPAAPEENRPFSWASVTSKNLPPSGAVPVSGIPPHVVKVAPTAPPRVEVKSESQTATQRPQRDQRPREQRPGGPPPVHRGPRPVREGEQGETEGRRVVRYPDAQQLFVGNVPHDVDKTELKEFFEQYGTVLELRINSGGKLPNFGFVVFDDSEPVQKILSNRPIKFRGDVRLNVEEKKTRSAREGDRRDIRPRGPGGPGGPRERIGGGGWRGGGGGGPRGPPTRGGMAQKPSFGSGRGAGPNEGRYSTQRQ; translated from the exons ATGGTGATGGAGAAGCCAAGTGCCCAGCTGGTCGGGCGAGAGTTTGTCCGACAGTATTACACACTGCTGAACCAGGCTCCCGACTACCTGCACAG GTTTTATGGAAAGAACTCGTCCTACGTGCACGGCGGCCTGGACAACAACGGCAAACCAGTGGAGGCTGTTTATGGACAATCT GAGATCCACAAGAGGGTGATGGATCTGAGCTTCCGCGACTGTCACACCAAGATCCGGCACGTGGACGCCCACGCCACGCTGAACGAGGGCGTGGTGGTGCAGGTGATGGGCGAGCTGTCCAACAACATGCAGCCCATGAGGAAGTTCATGCAGACCTTTGTGCTGGCGCCCGAG GGAACGGTCGCAAACAAATTCTACGTCCACAACGACGTGTTTCGCTACCAGGACGAGGTGTTCGGTGACTCTGATTCTGAGCCTCCAGAAG agtcTGAGGACGAGGTGGAGGAGATCGAGGAGAGGGTCCCGTCACCTGACGTCGCTCCGGAAGAGTCCGCCACCTTCTACGACCCGACACCCTG TTCAGAGCCGACGGTTCCTGGCGacgacgaggaagaggaggaggcagcggCGAGTCCAGAACCAGAACCCGAGGCTGAGAAGGAGGTCGAGGCCCCAGTAGTGGAGCTGAAGCCTGAGACGACACAGGAGACGCAAACAGACACCAACGCATCCGACGACCAGAAGGAGAAAAGCAACGCCGCCACGCCCACCGCAGAACCCGCCGCCACGCCCACCGCAGAACCCACCCCCGCCGCTCCAGAAGAAAACAGG CCGTTCTCCTGGGCGTCCGTCACCAGTAAGAACCTCCCTCCCAGCGGGGCCGTCCCAGTCTCAGGAATCCCCCCACACGTCGTCAAAGTCGCTCCCACAGCACCG CCCAGAGTGGAGGTGAAGTCAGAGTCCCAGACAGCAacacagagaccacagagagacCAGAGGCCGAGGGAACAGAGGCCTGGAGGTCCTCCCCCGGTACACAGAGGGCCCAGACCAG TTCGGGAAGGCGAGCAGGGCGAGACGGAGGGTCGCCGGGTGGTCCGGTACCCCGACGCCCAGCAGCTCTTCGTTGGAAACGTCCCTCACGACGTGGACAAGACCGAGCTCAAGGAGTTCTTTGAGC AGTACGGAACAGTCCTGGAGCTCAGGATCAACAGCGGAGGGAAGCTACCCAACTTTGGCTTTGTGGTGTTTGACGACTCTGAACCGGTTCAGAAGATCCTCAGCAACCGG CCCATCAAGTTCCGAGGCGACGTCCGGCTGAacgtggaggagaagaagaccCGGTCGGCCAGGGAGGGCGACAGGCGGGACATTCGGCCCCGCGGTCCAGGAGGTCCCGGCGGCCCCCGGGAGCGAATAGGAGGCGGCGGGTGGCGgggcggcggaggaggaggaccccGAGGCCCGCCCACCCGCGGAGGCATGGCACAGAAACCCAGCTTCGGCTCTGGGCGTGGCGCGGGCCCCAACGAGGGCCGCTACTCCACCCAGCGCCagtga